The following proteins are encoded in a genomic region of Oncorhynchus keta strain PuntledgeMale-10-30-2019 chromosome 6, Oket_V2, whole genome shotgun sequence:
- the LOC118384839 gene encoding FUN14 domain-containing protein 1A-like — translation MENVSLRLFFYEASFLLRHVIFRMGSRFKSGLKRSDLSKNGREEKRFVLLDKSEEVVDYAKKQRWWNKIFGKNSGPVAEKYDVATQLAIGGVSGWCAGYLFQKVGKLAASAVGGGFFLLQIANHTGYIKVDWKRVERDVNKAKKQLKLNTEKPSKEVRTKVDEVQTFVKKNIVLTGGFAGGFLLGLAS, via the exons ATGGAGAAtgtctcgcttcgcctcttcttCTACGAGGCCAGTTTTCTGCTCCGTCACGTGATATTCCGGATGGGCTCTCGATTCAAATCCGGGTTGAAACGAAGTGACTTGAGCAAAAATGGCCGAGAAGAAAAAAG atttgtTCTTCTAGATAAGAGTGAGGAGGTGGTAGACTATGCCAAGAAACAGAGATGGTGGAACAAAATTTTTGGCAAGAACTCTGGGCCAGTAGCAGAGAAGTATGATGTTGCCACCCAGCTTGCCATTGGTGGAGTGTCTGGCTG GTGTGCTGGGTATTTGTTCCAGAAAGTTGGAAAGCTGGCGGCTTCAGCAGTGGGTGGAGGCTTCTTTTTGCTTCAG ATTGCCAACCACACAGGGTACATCAAAGTGGACTGGAAGAGAGTGGAGCGTGATGTAAACAAGGCCAAGAAGCAGCTGAAGTTAAATACAGAAAAGCCCAGTAAGGAAGTCAGGACAAAAGTGGATGAG GTGCAGACATTTGTGAAGAAGAATATTGTCCTCACAGGAGGTTTTGCTGGGGGATTTCTGCTGGGCTTGGCCTCCTAA
- the cmc4 gene encoding cx9C motif-containing protein 4: protein MPQKDPCQKQACAIQKCLQANKYIESRCEDVIRAMRMCCEHAGENSICCSGFAREQRSTEPKIPGAS, encoded by the exons ATGCCACAGAAAGATCCTTGTCAGAAGCAAGCATGCGCAATTCAGAAGTGTTTACAAG CAAACAAGTACATAGAGAGCAGGTGCGAGGATGTAATAAGAGCTATGCGTATGTGCTGTGAGCACGCAGGCGAGAACTCCATCTGCTGCTCAGGGTTCGCCAGGGAACAAAGGTCTACAGAGCCTAAAATTCCAGGTGCATCCTGA
- the LOC118385148 gene encoding lys-63-specific deubiquitinase BRCC36-like, producing MAVSAVHLESDAFLVCMNHALSTEKEEVMGLCIGEVDTNRIVHIHSVIILRRSDKRKDRVEISPEQLSSAATEAERLADMTGRPMRVVGWYHSHPHITVWPSHVDVRTQAMYQMMDQGFVGLIFSCFIEDKNTKTGRVLYTCFQSVQAQKGSEYERIEIPIHVVPHEAIGKVCLESAVELPRILCQEEQDTYRKIHSLTRLDPITKIHNGSVFTKNLCSQMSAVSGPLLQWLEDRLEQNRQSVIELQLVKERLTQELATM from the exons ATGGCAGTGAGCGCAGTTCACCTCGAATCAGATGCCTTTTTGGTTTGCATGAATCATGCATTAAGTACCGAGAAGGAGGAAGTAATGGGACTCTGCATCGGAGAG GTGGACACCAACCGCATcgtccacattcactctgttatTATTCTGCGACGCTCAGACAAGAGGAAGGATCGCGTGGAAATCTCGCCTGAGCAGCTATCTTCAGCTGCTACCGAAGCTGAG AGGTTGGCTGATATGACTGGACGGCCTATGCGTGTAGTTGGTTGGTACCACTCTCACCCCCACATCACTGTGTGGCCATCACATGTGG ATGTAAGGACACAGGCCATGTACCAAATGATGGACCAGGGCTTTGTTGGGCTGATATTCTCCTGTTTCATTGAGGATAAGAACACAAAA ACTGGTCGAGTTCTCTACACCTGCTTCCAGTCTGTACAAGCCCAGAAAGGATCTGA GTACGAGAGAATTGAGATCCCAATTCATGTGGTCCCGCATGAGGCCATTGGGAAAGTGTGCCTTGAATCAGCAGTGGAGCTCCCAAGAATCCTCTGCCAGGAAGAGCAGGATACCTACAGAAAGATTCACAG CTTAACTCGCCTGGATCCGATCACAAAGATACACAATGGCTCAG tgttcacTAAGAACCTGTGCAGTCAGATGTCTGCTGTGAGTGGTCCCCTGCTGCAGTGGCTGGAGGACCGTTTGGAGCAGAACAGACAGAGCGTCATTGAGCTGCAGCTGGTGAAGGAGAGACTAACTCAGGAGCTGGCAACCATGTGA